One window of Streptomyces sp. NBC_00273 genomic DNA carries:
- a CDS encoding amidohydrolase family protein — MLHVKGRVLIGPDEVRDELWVVGGRISYERPPGAREITTVTGWALPGLVDAHCHVGLDAHGPVDAETAERQALTDRDAGTLLIRDAGSPSDTRWIDDREDLPKIIRAGRHIARTRRYIRNYAHEIEPADLVEYVAREALRGDGWVKLVGDWIDREVGDLAACWPRTEVEAAIAEAHRLGARVTAHCFAEDSLRDLVEAGIDCIEHATGLTEDTIPLFAERGVAIVPTLVNIANFPKMAAGGEAKFPNWSAHMRRLHERRYDTVRAAYDAGIEVFVGTDAGGSLPHGLVAAEVAELVKAGIPAIDALSATTWTAREWLGRPGLTEGAPADLVVYAADPRADVRVLAQPLRVVVNGRVRA; from the coding sequence GTGCTGCACGTCAAGGGGCGGGTGCTGATCGGGCCCGACGAGGTGCGCGACGAGCTGTGGGTGGTCGGCGGGCGGATCTCCTACGAGCGCCCGCCCGGCGCGCGCGAGATCACCACGGTGACCGGCTGGGCCCTGCCCGGACTGGTCGACGCGCACTGCCACGTGGGCCTGGACGCCCACGGCCCGGTCGACGCCGAGACCGCCGAGCGCCAGGCCCTCACCGACCGCGACGCCGGCACCCTCCTCATCCGGGACGCCGGTTCGCCCTCCGACACCCGCTGGATCGACGACCGCGAGGACCTGCCGAAGATCATCCGGGCCGGCCGGCACATCGCGCGCACCCGCCGCTACATCCGCAACTACGCCCACGAGATCGAACCCGCCGACCTCGTCGAGTACGTCGCCCGCGAGGCGCTGCGCGGCGACGGCTGGGTCAAGCTCGTCGGCGACTGGATCGACCGCGAGGTCGGGGACCTCGCGGCCTGCTGGCCGCGCACCGAAGTCGAGGCGGCCATCGCCGAGGCGCACCGGCTGGGCGCCCGCGTCACGGCGCACTGCTTCGCCGAGGACTCGCTGCGCGACCTGGTCGAGGCGGGCATCGACTGCATCGAGCACGCCACCGGCCTCACCGAGGACACCATCCCGCTGTTCGCGGAGCGCGGGGTCGCGATCGTCCCGACGCTCGTGAACATCGCGAACTTCCCGAAGATGGCGGCGGGCGGCGAGGCGAAGTTCCCGAACTGGTCGGCGCACATGCGGCGGCTCCACGAAAGGCGTTACGACACCGTCCGAGCCGCCTACGACGCCGGCATCGAGGTCTTCGTCGGCACCGACGCGGGGGGCTCCCTGCCGCACGGTCTGGTCGCGGCGGAGGTCGCGGAGCTGGTCAAGGCCGGTATCCCGGCGATCGACGCCCTCTCCGCGACGACCTGGACGGCCCGCGAGTGGCTCGGCAGGCCGGGGCTGACCGAGGGGGCGCCCGCCGACCTCGTCGTGTACGCCGCCGACCCGCGGGCCGACGTGCGCGTGCTGGCGCAGCCGCTGCGGGTCGTCGTGAACGGCAGGGTCCGGGCCTGA
- a CDS encoding SCO1860 family LAETG-anchored protein: MNSHTFRRPAAVLLATGAVALLAAPPAFATGGGAAGSKGKAGAVVLRAGLDVGLLNKTVHVPLKTTLNEVSAPATAEKTALTVTVDGAEGNNPVSVLRADVATSKATADKTRAEAEANLAKASVHVPGLPLLSLIEVEKVTSKVVCEAGKKPVASANALGKVTALGKKVTLSAGGPTKVEVPGIGQIDLELSATETTSTTAAAAALRLKVAVNPLNLNVGNVDGEIVLAEAHCESPSTSPANPDVKPQAATGTGSGSVVSGGTAGNPGTTGANLAETGGGSLTPYVAGGALTLLAIGGGALLITRRGRAS; encoded by the coding sequence GTGAACAGCCATACCTTCCGCAGGCCCGCGGCCGTCCTCCTCGCCACGGGAGCGGTGGCCCTGCTCGCCGCTCCGCCCGCCTTCGCCACGGGAGGCGGCGCGGCCGGGAGCAAGGGCAAGGCCGGCGCCGTCGTCCTGCGCGCCGGACTGGACGTGGGCCTGCTCAACAAGACCGTGCACGTTCCGCTGAAGACGACCCTCAACGAGGTCAGCGCCCCGGCGACGGCCGAGAAGACCGCGCTGACCGTCACCGTGGACGGGGCCGAGGGGAACAACCCGGTCAGCGTGCTGCGCGCCGACGTGGCCACCTCCAAGGCGACCGCCGACAAGACCCGGGCCGAGGCGGAGGCCAACCTCGCCAAGGCCTCCGTACACGTGCCCGGACTGCCGCTGCTCTCCCTCATCGAGGTGGAGAAGGTCACCTCCAAGGTCGTCTGCGAGGCGGGCAAGAAGCCGGTGGCCAGCGCGAACGCCCTCGGGAAGGTGACGGCGCTCGGCAAGAAGGTCACGCTGTCGGCGGGTGGTCCCACCAAGGTCGAGGTCCCTGGGATTGGCCAGATCGACCTGGAACTGTCCGCTACGGAGACCACCTCCACCACGGCCGCCGCGGCCGCGCTCCGCCTGAAGGTGGCGGTCAACCCGCTGAACCTGAACGTGGGGAACGTCGACGGCGAGATCGTGCTCGCCGAGGCGCACTGCGAGTCCCCCTCGACCTCGCCCGCGAACCCGGACGTCAAGCCCCAGGCGGCGACGGGGACCGGTTCCGGTTCCGTCGTGTCCGGCGGCACCGCCGGCAATCCGGGCACCACCGGTGCCAACCTCGCCGAGACCGGCGGCGGTTCACTGACTCCCTACGTCGCAGGTGGGGCCCTGACCCTGCTCGCCATCGGCGGGGGCGCGCTCCTGATCACCCGGCGGGGCAGGGCCTCGTAG
- a CDS encoding CapA family protein, whose product MKSSAKTGMALAALAVVGAGFYAVPQLFDNGAGPATEQRLRGEPGRGEADAPAGVAGKPFVLVATGDIIPYPSIVQRSADDAGKAGEYDFRKILAGVKPLISAADLAICHHEIPYGRPGGPYTGYPTFKAPHQLADALGDAGYDSCSTASNHTLDDGYEGLARTLEHLDRVGIQHVGSARSAEEAKAPALLGAGGAKIAQLSYTYGTNGIPLPPGKPWAVNLIDEDRILADARAARAGGANVVVLSVHWGTEWQTAPDEQQKALAQALTAARSADGLPAIDLIIGTHNHVPQPYEKINGTWVVFGMGDQVASFVPTDKLRGNQSSVPRFTFSPAAGHPGRWEVVKAEYLTQYSDMGPPFRVVCASCAASDTSLPAAKRSEYARIDQQVTEAVMSRGAGGQGLEHATR is encoded by the coding sequence ATGAAGTCATCCGCCAAGACAGGCATGGCTCTGGCCGCGCTGGCGGTCGTGGGCGCCGGGTTCTACGCCGTACCGCAGCTGTTCGACAACGGCGCGGGGCCCGCCACGGAGCAGCGGCTCCGGGGCGAGCCGGGCCGGGGCGAGGCGGACGCGCCCGCGGGCGTCGCCGGTAAGCCGTTCGTGCTGGTGGCGACCGGCGACATCATCCCGTACCCGTCGATCGTCCAGCGGTCGGCGGACGACGCGGGAAAGGCCGGGGAGTACGACTTCCGGAAGATACTCGCCGGGGTCAAACCCCTGATATCCGCCGCTGACCTGGCGATATGCCACCACGAGATACCGTACGGGCGCCCCGGCGGCCCCTACACCGGCTATCCCACCTTCAAGGCCCCGCACCAGTTGGCGGACGCCCTCGGGGACGCCGGGTACGACAGCTGTTCCACCGCCTCGAACCACACCCTGGACGACGGCTACGAGGGCCTCGCCCGCACCCTGGAGCACCTCGACCGGGTCGGCATCCAGCACGTCGGCTCGGCCCGCAGCGCGGAGGAGGCCAAGGCCCCGGCGCTGCTCGGGGCGGGCGGGGCGAAGATCGCCCAGCTCTCCTACACGTACGGCACGAACGGCATCCCGCTTCCCCCGGGCAAGCCGTGGGCCGTCAATCTGATCGACGAGGACCGGATCCTCGCCGACGCCCGGGCGGCCCGGGCGGGGGGCGCGAACGTGGTGGTGCTCAGCGTCCACTGGGGCACCGAGTGGCAGACGGCGCCCGATGAACAGCAGAAGGCACTGGCGCAGGCGCTGACCGCCGCCCGCTCGGCCGACGGGCTCCCCGCCATCGATCTGATCATCGGCACGCACAACCACGTGCCGCAGCCCTACGAGAAGATCAACGGCACCTGGGTGGTCTTCGGCATGGGCGACCAGGTCGCCAGCTTCGTACCGACCGACAAGCTGCGCGGCAACCAGTCCTCGGTCCCCCGCTTCACCTTCTCCCCGGCGGCGGGCCATCCGGGCCGCTGGGAGGTGGTGAAGGCCGAATACCTCACGCAGTACTCGGACATGGGGCCGCCGTTCCGCGTCGTCTGCGCCTCCTGCGCCGCCTCGGACACCTCGCTCCCGGCCGCGAAGCGGAGCGAGTACGCACGGATCGACCAGCAGGTCACCGAGGCCGTGATGTCACGTGGCGCGGGCGGACAGGGCCTGGAGCACGCCACCCGCTGA